In one Bos mutus isolate GX-2022 chromosome 19, NWIPB_WYAK_1.1, whole genome shotgun sequence genomic region, the following are encoded:
- the NPTX1 gene encoding neuronal pentraxin-1 — translation MPAGRAARTCALLALCFLGSGAQDFGPTRFICTSVPVDADMCAASVAAGGAEELRSNVLQLRETVLQQKETILSQKETIRELTTKLGRCESQSTLDASAGEARTGGGRKQPGSGKNTMGDLSRTPAAETLSQLGQTLQSLKTRLENLEQYSRLNSSSQTNSLKDLLQSKIDDLERQVLSRVNTLEEGKGGPKNDTEERVKIESALTSLHQRISELEKGQKDNRPGDKFQLTFPLRTNYMYAKVKKSLPEMYAFTVCMWLKSSAAPGVGTPFSYAVPGQANELVLIEWGNNPMEILINDKVAKLPFVINDGKWHHICITWTTRDGVWEAYQDGTQGGNGENLAPYHPIKPQGVLVLGQEQDTLGGGFDATQAFVGELAHFNIWDRKLTPGEVYNLATCSTKALSGNVIAWAESHIEIYGGATKWTFEACRQIN, via the exons ATGCCGGCTGGCCGCGCCGCGCGCACCTGTGCGCTGCTCGCCCTCTGCTTCTTGGGCAGCGGGGCCCAGGATTTCGGGCCGACGCGCTTCATCTGCACCTCGGTGCCAGTGGACGCCGACATGTGCGCCGCGTCCGTGGCCGCCGGCGGCGCCGAGGAGCTCCGGAGCAACGTGCTGCAGCTCCGAGAGACCGTTTTGCAGCAGAAGGAGACCATCCTGAGCCAGAAGGAGACCATCCGCGAGCTGACCACCAAGCTGGGTCGCTGCGAGAGCCAGAGCACCCTGGACGCGAGCGCGGGCGAGGCGCGGACGGGCGGCGGCCGCAAGCAGCCCGGCTCGGGCAAGAACACCATGGGCGACCTGTCTCGGACGCCGGCCGCTGAGACGCTCAGCCAACTCGGGCAAACTTTGCAGTCGCTCAAAACCCGCCTGGAGAACCTCGAG CAGTACAGCCGGCTCAATTCCTCCAGCCAGACCAACAGTCTCAAGGATCTGCTGCAGAGCAAGATCGATGACCTGGAGAGGCAGGTGCTGTCTCGGGTGAAcactctggaggagggcaaaggGGGCCCCAAAAACGACACCGAGGAAAGAGTCAAGATCGAAAGCGCCCTGACTTCCCTGCACCAGCGGATCAGCGAGCTCGAGAAAG GTCAGAAGGACAACCGCCCTGGAGATAAGTTCCAGCTCACATTCCCACTGCGGACCAACTACATGTACGCCAAGGTGAAGAAGAGCCTGCCGGAGATGTACGCCTTCACGGTGTGCATGTGGCTCAAGTCCAGCGCGGCGCCGGGGGTGGGCACGCCCTTCTCCTATGCCGTGCCCGGCCAGGCCAATGAGCTGGTCCTCATTGAGTGGGGCAACAACCCCATGGAGATCCTCATCAACGACAAG GTGGCTAAGCTGCCCTTTGTAATCAATGACGGCAAGTGGCACCACATCTGTATCACCTGGACCACCCGGGATGGGGTCTGGGAAGCCTACCAGGATGGCACCCAGGGCGGCAACGGCGAGAACCTGGCACCTTATCACCCCATCAAGCCACAAGGCGTGCTGGTGCTGGGCCAGGAGCAG GACACTCTGGGTGGCGGGTTTGATGCCACCCAAGCGTTTGTGGGTGAGCTGGCCCACTTCAACATCTGGGACCGCAAGCTGACCCCAGGGGAGGTGTACAACCTGGCCACCTGCAGCACCAAGGCCCTTTCCGGCAACGTCATCGCCTGGGCCGAGTCCCACATCGAGATCTACGGTGGCGCCACCAAGTGGACATTCGAAGCCTGTCGCCAGATCAACTGA